A stretch of DNA from Roseovarius sp. W115:
ATCGAAATCGCATCAGCTGTGTCTATTATCTCTTCCATAATATCAATCTTTACAACTTATGCGAGAAAGTACAAATCTTTTGAAATTCATTTATGGTAAGTACAAGGATAACGTCTACACTTTACCCAAACCCAATCTCAAACCGTGTGCCGCTGAACGTATCCGCGAGCACAATCTCTCCGCCCGCAACTTCGATCATCGTCTTTACAATGGCCAAGCCCATGCCTGTGCCGCCTTCCGCGCGGCGCGTGGTGAAGAAGGGCTCAAAGATATGCGCGCGATTGCCGGGGGCGATGCCGGGGCCGTCGTCGGAGACGCTGAACCCTTCGGGCGTGGCCGAGAGCGTGACCGTTTTGGCACCGTGAGCCGCGGCGTTCTGTGCCAGATGGGCAAGAACCGCACGCAAAGCGTCGAGGTCAAGCGGCACGGAGGTGTCTTGTTCCACGCGTATTGTGAGATCAGCGTCCAATCCCTCACTGGCTTCTGACAGGCTCGATGGCCCCTCGCCCACAGGATCGCGCGCCGAGGCGAGGCGGCGCAGGGCGTGAAGCTGATCCTGCATTTTGTAGGCCGAAGTGCGGATCGTGTTGGTCAGCGCCGCGCGGTCCTCAGCTGAGCTGTCAGATTGAAGAAGCTCGGCGGCCCCAATCAGGCTGGTGAGAGGCGATTTAAGCTCATGCGTGACGTGGTTGGTGTAGGCGCGCAGGCCTGCTTCGCGGTCCTGAAGCGTGGTGCTCATATCAACAACCGCACGCGCCAGATCTGAGAGCTCCGGCGTGCCGAACTGTGTCGGCAAGGGCGCA
This window harbors:
- a CDS encoding sensor histidine kinase, whose protein sequence is MSGRVKPRIRRKWRPPLALVIGGTLAAVLILPAISIGYFKVAGFILGWGETTLLFFTLAIVVTSLLAFLLWRLVLRPVYALTAHALAVKEGRDDAPLPTQFGTPELSDLARAVVDMSTTLQDREAGLRAYTNHVTHELKSPLTSLIGAAELLQSDSSAEDRAALTNTIRTSAYKMQDQLHALRRLASARDPVGEGPSSLSEASEGLDADLTIRVEQDTSVPLDLDALRAVLAHLAQNAAAHGAKTVTLSATPEGFSVSDDGPGIAPGNRAHIFEPFFTTRRAEGGTGMGLAIVKTMIEVAGGEIVLADTFSGTRFEIGFG